From Helicobacteraceae bacterium, a single genomic window includes:
- a CDS encoding HyaD/HybD family hydrogenase maturation endopeptidase, whose protein sequence is MKILLLGIGNIMFSDEGVGAHLSRLLQRKYRFSSAEHTLKIVDGGTLAQLLTPIIAESDYAIIFDCISADDAAIGEVYFFDYEDMPRGVSWQGSAHEVEMLQTLSMMDLTGDRPRAKIIGVIPERIESTTLELSERVQKGAIIMEQTAIKHLAELGFTIETIEPNLTISQVAREFGRD, encoded by the coding sequence ATCGGCAATATAATGTTCTCCGACGAAGGCGTCGGAGCGCATTTGAGCCGATTGCTTCAACGCAAATACCGCTTCTCGTCCGCCGAACATACGCTTAAGATCGTTGACGGCGGCACGTTAGCCCAGTTGCTTACTCCCATAATCGCCGAAAGCGATTACGCGATTATTTTCGATTGTATCAGCGCGGACGACGCGGCGATCGGCGAGGTCTATTTTTTCGATTACGAGGATATGCCGCGCGGCGTAAGTTGGCAGGGCAGCGCGCACGAGGTGGAAATGCTTCAAACGCTCTCTATGATGGACCTTACGGGCGATCGCCCGCGCGCGAAAATCATCGGCGTGATACCCGAACGCATAGAATCTACGACGCTAGAGCTTAGCGAGCGCGTCCAAAAAGGCGCGATTATTATGGAGCAAACGGCGATCAAACATTTAGCCGAACTAGGATTTACCATCGAAACAATCGAGCCTAATCTGACGATCTCGCAGGTAGCCCGCGAATTTGGGCGAGACTAG